Proteins from a genomic interval of Candidatus Latescibacterota bacterium:
- a CDS encoding IS3 family transposase (programmed frameshift), which produces MSRRPRRNHSPAFKSKVALAAIKGEQTITELSQKFDVHPNQITQWKSQLLEQASTVFEQGGTSKEPSVDVKTLHAKIGKLTLENDFLGKRAHQSGIAERKAMIDRNHPLPISQQAKVVGISRGSVYYLPQPVSEHDQELMRRIDRLHLEFPFAGSRMLRDLLRQEGYRVGRKHVATLMKRMGIEALYRKPRTTKPAAGHQVYPYLLRNLPINRPNQVWAMDITYIPMARGFVYLVAVVDWYTRRTLSWKVSISMDVQFCLEAVEEALLHYGVPEIMNTDQGSQFTSQAFIGLLKDHAIQISMDGKGSWRDNVFVERLWRSVKYEDIYLRAYESVSAVRSGLDRYFHFYNSRRPHSSLDGKTPDQVYFKTKVA; this is translated from the exons GGGGAGCAGACGATCACTGAGCTGTCTCAGAAATTTGATGTTCACCCCAACCAGATAACACAATGGAAGAGCCAGTTGCTGGAGCAGGCTTCAACGGTTTTTGAACAAGGGGGAACATCCAAAGAACCCTCGGTTGACGTTAAGACCCTGCACGCCAAAATTGGCAAGTTGACCCTGGAAAACGATTTTTTAG GAAAGCGCGCTCACCAAAGCGGGATTGCTGAGCGCAAAGCGATGATTGACCGTAATCACCCGTTACCGATCAGCCAACAGGCCAAAGTTGTCGGGATCAGTCGCGGCAGTGTCTACTATCTGCCCCAACCCGTTTCCGAGCATGACCAGGAGTTGATGCGGCGGATTGATCGCCTGCATCTCGAGTTTCCCTTTGCCGGCTCCCGTATGCTTCGGGATCTCTTGAGGCAAGAAGGGTATCGTGTTGGTCGTAAGCACGTGGCGACTTTGATGAAACGTATGGGTATCGAGGCCTTATACCGTAAACCTCGTACCACAAAGCCCGCAGCGGGCCACCAGGTTTATCCCTATCTGCTGAGGAATCTGCCTATCAATCGTCCCAACCAGGTCTGGGCCATGGATATCACTTACATCCCCATGGCCAGAGGTTTTGTCTACCTGGTTGCCGTTGTTGATTGGTACACACGCCGAACCTTGTCGTGGAAAGTATCGATCTCAATGGATGTTCAGTTCTGCCTGGAAGCTGTTGAAGAAGCCCTCTTGCACTATGGTGTCCCGGAGATCATGAATACGGATCAGGGCAGTCAATTTACCTCGCAGGCATTCATTGGCCTGTTGAAAGACCATGCTATTCAGATCAGCATGGATGGCAAAGGCTCCTGGCGGGACAATGTTTTTGTTGAGCGTTTATGGCGATCCGTCAAGTACGAAGATATATATCTCAGAGCCTATGAATCGGTTTCAGCCGTGAGGTCCGGACTTGACCGGTACTTCCATTTTTATAACAGCCGACGCCCGCATTCCAGTCTTGACGGTAAGACGCCGGACCAGGTTTACTTTAAGACAAAGGTGGCTTAA